From Peptoanaerobacter stomatis, one genomic window encodes:
- a CDS encoding PadR family transcriptional regulator, with protein MNIQFKKGVLELLVLSLLIEKDMYGYELVEKISAHIDISEGTIYPLLRRLKNDGYVDTYLQESQTGPPRKYYKLTDTGRASQNLQIKEWTDFTSSVNTILKI; from the coding sequence ATGAACATACAATTCAAAAAAGGTGTGTTGGAATTGCTCGTATTATCTCTGCTCATCGAAAAGGATATGTACGGATATGAACTGGTTGAAAAAATATCTGCTCATATAGATATATCGGAGGGTACTATATATCCGCTGTTAAGGCGACTCAAAAATGACGGATATGTGGATACATACTTGCAAGAGTCTCAAACAGGTCCACCACGAAAATATTACAAGCTCACAGACACCGGCAGAGCTTCACAAAACTTGCAAATCAAAGAATGGACTGATTTTACAAGCTCGGTAAATACTATTTTGAAAATATAA
- a CDS encoding ABC transporter ATP-binding protein, whose translation MLNILQKKFLLSEEGSKNMLKGIIYCALLNIAFMMPMGVVFNFIRESLNIYMYHTQTGYTTILYVVMAIITFFAIYFANNLQYDSVYTTTYTETANKRISLSNHIRKLPLSFFDKRDLADLTATIMGDMEAIEHAYSHAVPEFYGTIISVTLIAISIAVMNLKMAVCLILPFPISIFMIHLAKNKKMQSEKKHYNEKLKVTEFVQETLENILPIKAYQRKEKTMSEFKKLLDSEEKEHLRAEIYNPLLLAPLKTLMRIGVPLAILVGFGEYTNGNLELASYICLIIACVVIYAPMDGCLSFIIEFMYIDTPAKRMDEIFNMKLMSGDDKQIDNFDITLENVSFGYNDTEVIKNVSFTAKQGQTTALVGASGSGKSTLAKLMLRFWDINSGTIKLGGSDIRQIEPENLLKHYSMVFQDVVLFNNTIMENIRIGRKNATDEEVIQVAKIAMVDEFVQELPQKYDTKIGENGVLLSGGERQRISIARAILKDAPIIFLDESTSSVDADNETKLQEALSNLVKNKTVIVIAHRLRTVENADKIIVLRDGKLIEEGTSKQLIDKKGEFYKLWKLQKNN comes from the coding sequence ATGCTTAACATATTACAAAAAAAATTCCTGTTATCTGAAGAAGGCTCAAAAAATATGTTAAAAGGTATAATCTATTGTGCACTTTTAAACATAGCATTTATGATGCCTATGGGTGTAGTGTTCAACTTTATCCGAGAAAGTCTGAACATCTATATGTACCATACTCAAACAGGCTACACCACAATATTATATGTTGTAATGGCAATAATAACTTTTTTTGCTATATATTTTGCCAACAATCTGCAATATGACAGCGTATATACCACAACATATACAGAAACGGCAAACAAGAGAATATCCCTGTCAAACCATATACGCAAATTACCTCTTTCATTTTTTGACAAGAGAGATTTGGCAGATTTGACAGCAACTATAATGGGAGATATGGAAGCCATAGAACACGCATATTCTCATGCAGTACCAGAATTTTACGGCACAATAATATCCGTAACATTAATAGCAATATCAATAGCTGTTATGAATTTAAAAATGGCTGTTTGCCTAATACTTCCATTCCCAATATCTATTTTTATGATTCACTTGGCAAAAAATAAAAAAATGCAATCAGAAAAAAAACACTACAACGAAAAATTAAAAGTAACTGAATTTGTTCAAGAAACCCTTGAAAATATATTGCCTATAAAAGCATATCAAAGAAAAGAAAAAACTATGTCGGAGTTTAAAAAACTGCTCGACAGCGAAGAAAAAGAACATCTTAGAGCAGAGATATACAATCCGTTATTGTTGGCACCCCTTAAAACACTTATGAGAATAGGTGTACCGCTCGCAATATTAGTAGGATTTGGCGAATATACAAACGGAAATCTTGAGCTTGCATCTTATATATGCCTTATAATCGCCTGCGTAGTAATATATGCACCTATGGACGGTTGCCTTTCATTCATAATAGAGTTTATGTATATAGACACACCAGCAAAAAGAATGGACGAAATATTCAATATGAAACTTATGAGTGGAGATGACAAACAAATAGATAATTTCGACATAACACTCGAAAATGTATCATTCGGCTACAATGATACTGAAGTTATAAAAAATGTCAGCTTTACCGCAAAACAAGGTCAAACTACTGCACTTGTAGGCGCATCAGGTTCAGGCAAATCAACACTTGCAAAATTGATGCTCAGATTTTGGGATATAAACTCAGGCACAATAAAATTAGGCGGTAGCGACATACGTCAAATAGAGCCGGAAAATCTGCTCAAACACTATTCAATGGTATTTCAAGATGTAGTGCTTTTCAACAATACAATTATGGAAAATATCAGAATAGGACGCAAAAACGCAACAGACGAAGAAGTAATACAGGTAGCAAAAATAGCAATGGTAGACGAATTTGTACAAGAGCTACCCCAAAAATATGACACAAAAATCGGAGAAAACGGAGTACTTTTATCAGGTGGAGAGCGTCAGAGAATATCAATAGCAAGAGCCATATTAAAAGACGCACCTATAATATTTTTAGACGAATCCACATCAAGCGTAGATGCTGACAACGAAACAAAACTCCAAGAGGCACTGTCAAACCTCGTAAAAAATAAAACCGTAATAGTAATCGCACACAGATTAAGAACTGTTGAAAACGCCGACAAAATAATAGTGCTTAGAGATGGCAAACTCATAGAAGAAGGAACATCAAAACAGCTTATAGACAAAAAAGGCGAATTTTACAAATTATGGAAGCTCCAAAAGAATAATTAG